GGTGACACAtcggcactccaacggcggggtctggcgcagGGTCTCGTATGGTCCTGCAAGTGAACTATATAGACGCACGGTTACAAAGTGATTGGAATGTGATGCTACCAAAGACTGGCTGATGTCACTCAAGTTCTTCACTTCATCTTCAACGTAAACTTGGTCGAAGCAATTGGGTGGCtccaggacgtacggtgctgggcagtagaaagcCGCTTCTTTAGCAGCCTTGAAACGGCATGTGTATACGCCATCTGTTTTGGTAAAATTCGCTTAATACATGCCCTATCTTGAATATTTCTCCAGTTAATGGCATCGTATGCCACGGAAGCGTATCTTCTTGGTAATCCCTATAATGGTAAATGTGACGCTGCAAAACATCGCTTAAAACCAGATGTCGAGGACCGCAGATAAATATCAGACGGTTATCAGTAAGAGGAACCATCCTTATATTTGGCTTTTTGAACATAATATCAGTTCGAGGAACGAAAAATTCTTTTAATAATCCGCCATGGTATGGATATTATAGACATCAGGCACTGGCGATGTTGCGTGCAGTATTTCCACTTAGAGGGCAGGGAATAAGCGTCTGGAAAATACGAACAGACTTTTATCTCACACGTAAACACGGGCAGTACAATCGGCAGAGGAACAATGTTAAGACAAACAATTAGCTGAAATACATAAACATGTTGAGACAACCCTGAGCTCCCAACCTTTCGAAAGCCCCATGTGCGCATACATTTTCCGGCGCTTTCATAGCCCCTGTCTTTGTCGATGAAGACAATGATCACACACAACGTCATATAGATACTTCATTACGATTACATGATTATTGAGTTCATGCTAAGATTGTGTGCTTTCAACAGGTGTGACTGCGCCTCCGCGAAAAATTGCGTCTGGAGGGGGCGATTAAGCTCACGTACAAATGAGGCAGTGACATTAACGGCTTCACGCAAAGAAATGCGTATGAACACCTGCAAGACGTCGAAGTGTCCCTTACGAGACAGTTGCACGACAGCCCTAAGCAGTGTAGCGTAGACAAGAGTGCAGATCACCATGGTGATCGCCTGAGCCGTGTAATCTGCCTCAGATTTACACCGCTTTAGCGACTTGAGTCGCGGAAGACAACAGATATCTGCGTTGCAATCAACGTCACAGAGCATTCCAATGTCGAAGCTTTTGAAAAACTTGGCACGACATCTTACGCATACACGTCGTAATTGAAAGGGCGTGATAACGCACCGGTCATCAGAACGTTCATCCAATGCGGGTTCCTCCCCATCTATGTGACCACTATTGGCTAGATCGCACGAATCCGCCTCGGCGTTGTTATGCGGTGTATGATCGCATTCATTCTCTTGTGGCTCATTCTCACCTTTTTCACGGCAGGGCTCTTTTGACCTACCGATGGACTCGTTTGCGCCATCAAATGAAATGCCTTCTCCCTCGTTGATGCAAACCACGTCATTGTTTGTGGTGGGAGGGATCGTTTCACTGGTGTTGGTTGTATCGGCATTTGATGTTTCGGCCACATCGGCGCCTTCGCCCAAAATTGTCGCATAGTTGGCAAATATCTCACGATAGAAATTCACAACACCGTTATAAATGGGCCACGCACGCCATATGGCTCTCAACCGTTGTTCGATGATCCTGATACTGGCATCGCATACCCAGACGCTGGATAGACTTGGCATTATTGGTATCATTTCGACGAATGAATTACGACGCGGCCGTTTCACAAATTTGGTTCTATCGTCCGCTGTGATGGTATAATCACGGCCTGTGGACACACTGTGACACGACCAACTTTCGCACTTCGAGTCAGACAGAGTGGACCCGGATAAGACGTCATGGATTGTTAGTTGTCTAACATATCTGCACCTAGATCGCTTCCTCTTAACGGGCGTTCGCATGGGGCGTGGCGACACTTGCATGAATCTCAGTATGGATTCCTTGTATTCACTATTGCTGTCATTCAGCGAATCAGATGTACACAAGTCCGACATGCTTCTTTGAGGAGTGTTCATGCGCGATGGAGTATCTCGGTAAACTGGATAATTGCCAACGGACGAAGGTGACGACGTTACGGTCACCAGGAATCGATCAATGGTATTATTTTCCACGGCAGACCCCCTTTTGATACGACATATGGATAGTGCTATCCCCCTCAAATCTTCCAGTAGAATACTTTGTTTCGCCGTGATCTTCTTCCAACATGCCTTTAGACTCGCTAGGACACTCTTTTGAGACAACAGGTCACCAGCCACGGATGCAGTGTACTCGTCACACAATCCACAACCCATGTACTTTGCCGGTTCAACGCTGGCTTCTGGACTCCTCACACGCAGCTTTAGCGTAATTTGCGCCTGAGCTATACCCGCTATACCGCTGTCGGCTTCTTGCCCCCGAAGGTTTTCGGACGCGATTTCAACACGTTCCCAGGTTTGGCTGATCAGTTGGCGCATGTACTCGTGCACCTGCTCCATTTCTGTGACGCGCACGCCATAGTTGATTGCAGCCGATATGGTTTTGTTTTTGACGATATGCGACCGTTTTTCTGCGGTGTTGATGTTGCGGTAGTCCAGCCCCCGGCAGAATTGATATACGGTGTTGCCCAACTTGTCACCTAGCAGCCCTTTAAGTTCCTCTCTGTCGTGCACATCGCTGCATGATACATATCCGCACGATTGCAACAAAGCCATAGCACGGTAGCCCACACCCGGGAGCTCACGCAGTGGCACCGATTCCATGAAAGCGTCCACATCTACAACCGCACAAACACTCCCCTGCCTGTAGCATCCAGGCGTGGATTCGTTCCCTCCATGTTTAAGTGATTTGCACCTTTGTGAAGCCAGTTTCGAAAGCATCATGTTCGCGCCGATGCCGACACTGAGCGGGCACCCCGTCTCCCTCTCAATCATCTGCGCAATGTTGTGAGCGAAATTGATGTAGTTTGCGATATCAGTGGCGCTATCACCCATAAAACACTCCACGTATAATTCGTCGCAGCTGGCGGAGTAGACCCTTTTCGTTAACCCAGCTACTATCCTCAGAATCTTCAAGGCCGTGTCCGTTATTGCATCGAAGTCGTACGGCACAAACTTCAACAGTGGGCAACGCTTGATGGCGTCTCTGACCCACATCCCTTTGCGCACACCAAAAGACCTTGCCTCGTAGTTACACGTTGATATTTCGCTAGCGCTGTTTCGGCCGGTGCCATGACTAATGGCTAGCGGCAAATTCTTGAGGTGAGGCCTGCTTCTGAGTGCGACTGACACAAAAAAAGCATCCATATCAATATGGAGATATCTGCCGTTCGTCAGCATTCCTTCCTTCAGCTCAGTGAACGGTTCGAAGGCGAATTCTTTTTCCAC
This genomic stretch from Babesia bigemina genome assembly Bbig001, chromosome : III harbors:
- a CDS encoding ImpB/MucB/SamB family protein, putative, with product MALPVKFGGGGSFSSYMERRRRGVAAHYQRKYAGEVNADEQILPAIDAVPCQHVGEECQCYSAGHEGRQLSEGQVDCSVVNNDEVIGCDSRDPGHSPAGNNTREGVSRNTGAYTRQINDSPDCALSPLFKGCHFYIDGVVHPYIRLGENENAATSAVHAHEKLIELIVQRGGHVEIHLSDYVTHYVVERVALGCSKWWNMRERGGEYGHYAIVTPAYVFECHIQDTRLPEREFLPASLRSKSDTITLTQRWRSEELKDTPNQCADGFNDDERPMQGDECGEHPVGQKTSVENTKAKCDTDSDTEVPRDEQPSKYTDWDQYDGPIPVDTRNGGNYVNATLANEENGEKSIISGVDPNNSIDTSAIKRPDTMSVDDISHRSPAADKDVDTCVDVKRPASETVPTSPIVEKDDDALGNDTDCLMNSDEKGAGNGIAVDEYYKRSRLHLLGTWKTNVEKEFAFEPFTELKEGMLTNGRYLHIDMDAFFVSVALRSRPHLKNLPLAISHGTGRNSASEISTCNYEARSFGVRKGMWVRDAIKRCPLLKFVPYDFDAITDTALKILRIVAGLTKRVYSASCDELYVECFMGDSATDIANYINFAHNIAQMIERETGCPLSVGIGANMMLSKLASQRCKSLKHGGNESTPGCYRQGSVCAVVDVDAFMESVPLRELPGVGYRAMALLQSCGYVSCSDVHDREELKGLLGDKLGNTVYQFCRGLDYRNINTAEKRSHIVKNKTISAAINYGVRVTEMEQVHEYMRQLISQTWERVEIASENLRGQEADSGIAGIAQAQITLKLRVRSPEASVEPAKYMGCGLCDEYTASVAGDLLSQKSVLASLKACWKKITAKQSILLEDLRGIALSICRIKRGSAVENNTIDRFLVTVTSSPSSVGNYPVYRDTPSRMNTPQRSMSDLCTSDSLNDSNSEYKESILRFMQVSPRPMRTPVKRKRSRCRYVRQLTIHDVLSGSTLSDSKCESWSCHSVSTGRDYTITADDRTKFVKRPRRNSFVEMIPIMPSLSSVWVCDASIRIIEQRLRAIWRAWPIYNGVVNFYREIFANYATILGEGADVAETSNADTTNTSETIPPTTNNDVVCINEGEGISFDGANESIGRSKEPCREKGENEPQENECDHTPHNNAEADSCDLANSGHIDGEEPALDERSDDRCVITPFQLRRVCVRCRAKFFKSFDIGMLCDVDCNADICCLPRLKSLKRCKSEADYTAQAITMVICTLVYATLLRAVVQLSRKGHFDVLQVFIRISLREAVNVTASFVRELNRPLQTQFFAEAQSHLLKAHNLSMNSIIM